Proteins found in one Planococcus citri chromosome 2, ihPlaCitr1.1, whole genome shotgun sequence genomic segment:
- the LOC135837038 gene encoding uncharacterized protein LOC135837038, protein MTMDVYQRTIRADSSPPISVDDFRDLPPTSSPTSLLKKPAKPAKRSFDVAFLMAPDDLSKKRHHHHQDDKPNPIIVKKPYKYSPPANDTGDIYHRTSYNNIDGQYQINPLSLTIHQDKLPRDDIHSPDTLLVEQKENPFFVRSAFTKVTSGTGLGGGNFQLNTSLMSRTPPIAVSPSSVSSTASNRSGLSPDLTYQDSLSPQPFQPLNRSPVQILPGGVGGGPASVGKSPYHHPHNANLQYFVAASQLGNNHLLKDIKSEEKLAKFGPGSDYDEPANSASSSIPSKHKSKQLLPPSTKQNFPYHADNLSIPYTGFPMSTFPFTPTLAPAAASASVPIFPTAAANLTAALLPPSFAALTLPAQNVCAKCNMHFRMTSDLVYHMRSHHKNDTNVVDPYKRRRDQDKLKCPVCNESFRERHHLTRHMTAHQDKDEDDERNKDFVDVTLQRPISSGSSK, encoded by the coding sequence ATGACTATGGACGTTTACCAAAGAACCATACGAGCAGATTCATCGCCGCCCATCAGCGTAGACGATTTCCGCGACCTTCCACCCACCAGCTCGCCCACCAGTCTGCTCAAAAAGCCAGCCAAACCGGCCAAACGCAGCTTCGACGTCGCCTTCCTCATGGCACCGGACGACCTATCGAAAAAACGCCACCATCACCACCAAGACGACAAACCGAACCCGATCATCGTCAAAAAACCATACAAATACTCACCACCTGCCAACGACACCGGCGACATCTACCATCGCACCTCTTACAACAATATCGACGGCCAGTACCAAATCAACCCTTTGAGTTTGACCATTCACCAAGATAAACTCCCCAGAGACGATATCCATTCACCTGATACCCTACTAGTGGAACAAAAAGAGAACCCTTTTTTCGTACGAAGCGCCTTTACCAAAGTAACCTCCGGTACCGGACTCGGCGGAGGTAATTTCCAACTGAATACCAGTCTGATGTCGAGGACACCTCCTATAGCTGTATCTCCATCTTCGGTCTCATCTACAGCATCGAATCGTAGCGGTTTATCTCCAGATCTCACATATCAGGATAGTCTCAGTCCGCAACCATTCCAGCCTTTGAACAGGTCACCGGTTCAAATCCTACCCGGAGGAGTAGGTGGAGGTCCAGCATCTGTAGGCAAATCCCCATACCATCATCCTCATAACGCgaatctgcagtacttcgtcgCAGCTTCTCAGCTCGGCAATAACCATTTACTCAAGGATATCAAATCGGAAGAAAAGCTGGCTAAATTTGGTCCTGGGTCCGATTACGATGAACCGGCAAATTCCGCATCTTCGTCGATACCCAGTAAACACAAATCTAAACAACTTCTACCACCGAGTACCAAACAGAACTTCCCATATCATGCTGATAATCTATCCATCCCATATACCGGATTCCCGATGAGTACATTCCCTTTCACACCAACCCTGGCACCTGCTGCTGCCTCAGCTTCTGTACCTATATTTCCAACAGCTGCGGCCAACTTGACAGCAGCACTGTTACCTCCTTCGTTCGCAGCGTTGACTTTACCAGCACAGAACGTCTGTGCCAAATGCAACATGCATTTCCGTATGACCTCGGATCTAGTCTACCATATGCGTTCGCATCATAAAAACGATACTAACGTGGTCGATCCTTATAAACGTCGAAGAGATCAGGATAAGCTCAAGTGCCCAGTGTGCAACGAGAGCTTTCGCGAACGACACCATCTTACGAGGCATATGACTGCTCATCAAGATaaagacgaagacgacgaacGTAACAAGGACTTCGTCGATGTGACGTTGCAAAGACCTATTTCTTCGGGTTCGTCTAAATGA